From the genome of Mycobacteriales bacterium, one region includes:
- a CDS encoding ABC transporter substrate-binding protein — translation MTTKTTSGRLQVPDPVQRRRSSPRPVGKLLAVLALSAVAACGGNGTGAETGAPGAPPSPTSGGAAESTALRIAFVPATTALPLHVAAAQGFFEDNNLDVTLTAAANISDIPSTLGRQFDLAIGTATDLIRAGSAGVDVVQVSGNTVNTKDNPFVRVIVPAGKGIEDFGDLGDKTLGSPTLSGVIHIGTLYTAKQQGVDPATVKGVQVPPPNLPDQLEAGRVDGVEALEPFASQLVKAGNASLGDPFSAIADPLATNFYISQGEWAEANKEAIGRFVTAMEQAAAFIEEKPEESRAILQEYTGLPAPVAASVPLPTYDFEIRAEDLDKWVDVLEELGQLEGDVDTSKLVLSGR, via the coding sequence ATGACCACGAAAACGACCAGCGGACGGCTCCAGGTGCCGGACCCGGTCCAGCGACGCAGGAGTTCGCCACGTCCGGTCGGCAAGCTGCTGGCCGTGCTGGCCCTCAGCGCCGTCGCCGCATGCGGGGGCAACGGGACCGGGGCCGAGACCGGCGCCCCGGGCGCGCCTCCGAGTCCCACGAGCGGGGGCGCGGCAGAGAGCACCGCCCTGCGGATCGCCTTCGTGCCGGCGACGACCGCGCTACCGCTGCACGTGGCGGCGGCGCAGGGGTTCTTCGAGGACAACAACCTGGACGTCACGCTGACCGCGGCAGCCAACATCTCCGACATCCCCAGCACACTCGGCCGCCAGTTCGACCTCGCCATCGGCACCGCGACCGACCTGATCAGGGCGGGATCCGCCGGGGTCGACGTGGTCCAGGTGTCCGGGAACACGGTGAACACCAAGGACAACCCGTTCGTCCGGGTGATCGTCCCGGCCGGCAAGGGGATCGAGGACTTCGGCGACCTCGGGGACAAGACGCTCGGCTCCCCGACCCTGAGCGGCGTCATCCACATCGGCACCCTCTACACCGCCAAGCAGCAGGGGGTCGACCCAGCCACCGTCAAGGGCGTCCAGGTGCCGCCACCCAACCTCCCCGATCAGCTCGAGGCCGGCCGGGTCGACGGCGTCGAGGCGCTGGAGCCGTTCGCGAGCCAGCTCGTGAAGGCCGGCAACGCCTCCCTCGGTGACCCCTTCTCGGCCATCGCGGACCCGCTGGCCACCAACTTCTACATCTCCCAGGGAGAATGGGCCGAGGCGAACAAGGAGGCGATCGGGCGCTTCGTCACGGCGATGGAACAGGCCGCGGCGTTCATCGAGGAGAAGCCGGAGGAGTCCCGAGCGATCCTCCAGGAGTACACCGGGCTTCCCGCGCCGGTGGCCGCGTCGGTCCCGCTGCCGACCTACGACTTCGAGATCCGGGCCGAGGATCTGGACAAGTGGGTCGATGTCCTCGAGGAGCTCGGGCAGCTCGAGGGTGACGTCGACACCAGCAAGCTCGTCCTGTCCGGGAGGTGA
- a CDS encoding helix-turn-helix domain-containing protein, which produces CRDHPGLPRRRAVRDPLAEAELRWRPDGRVLEALYAQSDSFYELTSELRWHREHVQHLEQLDNDKPRPAWMSVQQAADYAGRSVSSVRTGLARGDLKGTRPRGMKSWSLRPADVDAWLSQEAAGPTPRRRSPRR; this is translated from the coding sequence CCTGCCGCGATCACCCAGGGCTACCAAGGCGACGTGCCGTACGAGACCCATTAGCCGAGGCTGAGCTGCGCTGGCGCCCCGACGGGCGGGTACTGGAGGCGCTGTACGCGCAGAGCGACAGCTTCTACGAACTCACCTCCGAGCTCCGCTGGCATCGTGAGCACGTCCAGCACCTCGAGCAGCTGGACAACGACAAGCCCAGGCCGGCGTGGATGAGTGTGCAGCAGGCCGCCGACTACGCCGGTCGATCCGTCAGCAGCGTCCGGACGGGTTTGGCGCGCGGCGACCTGAAGGGAACGCGACCGCGCGGGATGAAGTCCTGGTCGCTGCGCCCCGCTGACGTGGATGCCTGGCTCAGCCAGGAGGCGGCTGGGCCGACACCACGCAGACGCAGCCCTCGAAGGTGA
- a CDS encoding DoxX family protein — protein sequence MTPDHADSDTTSGTTAGVLPGARTLGKGLAALRVFMGLVLLANGIAKLFGFTRIELGPYVVNLIDREAARSILQFEVFDNPAGGQDGTGVPGVRWIAELMLDNWSLFGWVITAMELSVGALLMVGLLTRLAALVGLGQALLLALVYASSDRWAFEQPHEYVPLIILALVPAGRVWGLDGRVLRRRGTDPGELRGWPF from the coding sequence ATGACTCCGGACCACGCCGACAGCGATACGACGAGCGGGACGACCGCCGGAGTGCTACCCGGCGCACGCACCCTGGGCAAGGGTCTGGCGGCCCTGCGGGTCTTCATGGGGCTCGTCCTGTTGGCGAATGGGATCGCCAAGCTCTTCGGCTTCACCAGGATTGAGCTGGGCCCGTATGTCGTGAACCTCATCGATCGCGAGGCGGCGCGCTCCATCCTGCAGTTCGAGGTCTTCGACAACCCGGCCGGCGGGCAGGACGGGACAGGCGTCCCGGGCGTGCGCTGGATCGCCGAGCTGATGCTGGACAACTGGAGCCTGTTCGGCTGGGTCATCACCGCGATGGAGCTCTCCGTCGGGGCGCTGCTCATGGTCGGTCTGCTGACGCGGCTGGCTGCCCTCGTCGGGCTCGGTCAGGCGTTGCTCCTGGCGCTCGTGTACGCCAGCAGCGATCGTTGGGCCTTCGAGCAGCCGCACGAGTACGTACCCCTGATCATCCTCGCCCTCGTCCCGGCGGGGCGCGTGTGGGGCCTGGACGGCCGGGTCCTGCGCCGCAGGGGGACGGACCCCGGCGAGCTGCGCGGCTGGCCGTTCTGA
- a CDS encoding class I SAM-dependent methyltransferase — translation MTPAEPDWSAYLAQFHAQRSGITEGLLGCATDSRGRTPYSWLAEAVPMRGRVLDLACGSAPMAELLHGAQYVGVDLSRAELHLAAARGLPVAQADAARLPVAAADVDAVVCSMALQLLPLEPALAEVRRVMRPGGRFVATVPVARPMPPRDALRWARLLVALREPRLRYPNDDALARADEVVAAAGLTLVSDDAQGFGVDVVSQAAADQLLDGLYLPGAPGDRLAAARRVVRGWVGRRITLPIRRLVACV, via the coding sequence GTGACGCCGGCGGAGCCGGACTGGAGTGCGTACCTGGCGCAGTTCCACGCCCAGCGGTCGGGCATCACGGAGGGCCTGCTGGGCTGTGCCACCGACTCCAGAGGCCGGACGCCGTACAGCTGGCTCGCCGAGGCGGTCCCGATGCGCGGCCGTGTGCTGGACCTGGCCTGCGGCAGCGCACCGATGGCCGAGCTCCTCCACGGCGCGCAGTACGTCGGTGTGGACCTGTCCCGCGCCGAGCTGCACCTGGCCGCCGCCCGGGGGCTTCCCGTGGCGCAGGCGGACGCCGCCCGGCTCCCTGTCGCCGCCGCCGACGTCGACGCGGTCGTGTGCTCGATGGCGCTGCAGCTGCTTCCGCTGGAGCCGGCCCTGGCCGAGGTACGCCGCGTCATGCGCCCCGGCGGCAGGTTCGTCGCCACGGTGCCGGTGGCCCGGCCGATGCCGCCGCGTGACGCGCTGCGTTGGGCACGCCTGCTCGTGGCCCTGCGGGAGCCGCGCCTGCGCTACCCGAACGATGACGCGCTGGCCCGCGCCGACGAGGTCGTGGCAGCGGCCGGCCTGACGCTCGTATCGGACGACGCGCAGGGCTTCGGCGTGGACGTCGTGTCCCAGGCGGCAGCCGACCAGCTCCTCGACGGGCTCTATCTGCCGGGCGCACCGGGCGACCGGCTGGCGGCTGCGCGCCGCGTCGTCCGAGGTTGGGTTGGCCGGCGGATCACCCTGCCGATCCGCCGTCTGGTCGCCTGCGTCTGA
- a CDS encoding ABC transporter permease, whose product MTVFPADAATGALPPPARRPAQRTRPTSFPPLRGLLPLVLLLIAWQVTADRLSPYFPPPSSWASALLDLWNQGVLLPAAAATVRTFCLGLAAATVLGTALGLAVGASPRVDRALRPTLESARAMPPAAVVPIATLLLGFTGTMKVVVVTSAAVWSILLNTRSGVQQLDPVLHEMARSLQLGRLDRIRKVTLPALLPSIFLGVRVAAPVALVITLLVEILTQVDGIGALIALSQRNYQFARGYGLILVAGLFSLVVNALVSALQAQLLRHRPHG is encoded by the coding sequence GTGACCGTCTTCCCGGCCGACGCGGCGACGGGCGCGCTCCCGCCTCCCGCCAGGCGGCCGGCTCAGCGCACCCGGCCGACGTCTTTCCCGCCGCTTCGCGGCCTGCTGCCTCTCGTGCTGTTGCTCATCGCCTGGCAGGTCACTGCCGACCGCCTGTCGCCGTACTTCCCACCGCCGTCGTCCTGGGCATCGGCGTTGCTGGACCTGTGGAACCAGGGTGTGCTGCTGCCCGCCGCCGCGGCGACGGTGCGCACGTTCTGCCTGGGACTGGCTGCCGCGACCGTGCTCGGCACCGCGCTCGGCCTGGCCGTGGGCGCCTCGCCCCGGGTCGACCGGGCCCTGCGGCCGACCCTGGAGTCGGCGCGGGCCATGCCTCCGGCCGCAGTGGTACCCATAGCGACGCTGCTGCTCGGCTTCACGGGCACGATGAAGGTTGTCGTGGTGACCTCCGCTGCCGTCTGGTCGATCCTGCTCAACACCCGCTCCGGGGTGCAGCAACTCGATCCGGTGCTGCACGAGATGGCCAGGTCACTGCAGCTGGGCCGGCTGGACCGGATCCGCAAGGTCACGCTGCCCGCCCTGCTGCCCTCGATCTTCCTGGGCGTCCGGGTGGCAGCACCGGTGGCTCTGGTGATCACCCTGCTGGTCGAGATCCTGACCCAGGTGGACGGGATCGGCGCGCTCATCGCGCTCTCCCAACGCAACTACCAGTTCGCCCGGGGGTACGGCCTCATTCTGGTGGCGGGGCTTTTCAGCCTGGTGGTCAACGCGCTGGTGTCGGCCCTTCAGGCGCAGCTCCTGCGGCACCGGCCGCACGGGTGA
- a CDS encoding carboxymuconolactone decarboxylase family protein, which yields MALVEAASAPLLARDLFASGDPGPVAASLAQVPELLAPTLPFLGAVLGPSWISLRDKEIVILRTSAVLGCRYCTEAHTVVALDSGLTRDEVRALRGELPLDDAFPEPADLALVAWCDAVAHGADADLERARAALVADDARVVELTLLVSTTVLLNRYATALALPTSPDVRDRLVKEGL from the coding sequence GTGGCTCTCGTCGAGGCAGCCTCAGCGCCCCTGCTCGCCCGTGACCTGTTCGCCTCCGGCGACCCGGGTCCCGTCGCCGCGTCGCTGGCACAGGTGCCGGAGCTGCTCGCGCCGACGCTGCCCTTCCTCGGTGCTGTCCTCGGGCCGTCGTGGATCTCGCTGAGGGACAAGGAGATCGTCATCCTGCGGACGTCGGCAGTGCTCGGCTGCCGCTACTGCACAGAGGCGCACACCGTCGTCGCGCTCGACTCGGGCCTCACGCGGGACGAGGTGCGCGCCCTGCGCGGCGAGCTACCGCTGGACGACGCCTTCCCCGAGCCGGCCGACCTCGCACTCGTCGCCTGGTGCGACGCCGTCGCGCACGGCGCCGACGCCGACCTCGAGCGCGCAAGGGCGGCGCTGGTCGCCGACGACGCCCGCGTCGTCGAGCTCACCCTGCTCGTCTCGACCACCGTGCTGCTCAACCGCTACGCCACCGCGCTGGCGCTGCCGACCTCCCCCGACGTCCGCGACCGGCTGGTCAAGGAGGGCCTGTGA
- a CDS encoding DEAD/DEAH box helicase family protein, giving the protein MPAVQGGFRKEVRPADRRYLPLTEEVVTRHLSGDLEIGLYPLLDNDRCHWLAADSDGSTAMLDALAYVKAARAYEVTAALEVSRSGAGAHVWVFFTSAVPAGQARQLGTGLLREAMTMAGRLNLASYDRLFPSQDLLPAGGIGNLIAAPLQGRRRRTGTTVFLDLATLEPHEDPWSYLSSLPRLTPAELTRAATRLGTLRTGSRVDKVVKPSATKIDVPVPRSVDVELSSTIRVKAASLPPALLATLRHAASMPNPAFYDRERRRQSTWDTPRFLRLYDETIEGDLLLPRGMHDRLAALLHRAGSSLVVTADLRSAGSPQELHCSAILTPEQQAAHDAVLAHDLGLLVAPPGAGKTVMASAVIASLGVSTLVLVDRKALADQWRTRLRALLGVNVGQRGGGRTKTTGVLDIATLQTLARDEDVASWTKDYGLVVVDECHHVPAAAFTHAVSQIPVRRWLGLTATPYRRDQLDDLIALQIGPVRHTVARATRDTLTSVDAPVPDPVLHLHPTSYAYGGDASPQLPGGMAAIYRDLVADEDRLQQVVRDVLDAQQRGRNCLVLTQWTAHLERLTTELTARGHTPVVLRGGMGTKQRTAALAQLEQPTEDDPLLVVATGPFVGEGFDCPALDTLFLAAPIAFKGRLVQYVGRILRPYPGKATAEVHDYHDVHEGVLASSLAKRASGYLSLGFPDPR; this is encoded by the coding sequence ATGCCTGCCGTGCAGGGCGGGTTTCGCAAGGAAGTTCGCCCCGCCGACCGGCGCTACCTACCGCTCACGGAGGAAGTGGTCACCCGGCATCTGTCGGGAGACCTGGAGATCGGCCTGTACCCGCTGCTCGACAACGACCGGTGCCACTGGCTCGCCGCGGACTCCGATGGCTCCACCGCGATGCTCGATGCCTTGGCGTACGTGAAGGCCGCTCGTGCCTACGAGGTCACCGCGGCTCTGGAGGTGAGCCGCTCGGGAGCGGGTGCGCACGTCTGGGTCTTCTTCACCTCAGCCGTGCCCGCGGGCCAGGCCCGGCAGCTCGGCACCGGGCTTCTGCGCGAGGCCATGACCATGGCCGGCCGGCTCAACCTGGCGAGCTACGACCGGCTCTTTCCCTCGCAGGACCTGCTCCCCGCGGGCGGTATCGGCAACCTGATCGCTGCCCCTCTGCAGGGTCGTCGGCGCCGGACGGGCACGACGGTGTTCCTGGACCTGGCCACCCTCGAACCGCACGAAGATCCCTGGAGCTACCTCTCGTCGCTCCCGCGCCTCACCCCGGCAGAGCTGACCCGTGCCGCGACGCGGCTCGGGACGCTGCGCACGGGCAGCCGCGTCGACAAGGTCGTCAAGCCGAGCGCGACGAAGATCGACGTGCCGGTGCCACGGTCGGTCGACGTGGAGCTCAGCAGCACGATCCGCGTCAAGGCGGCCTCACTGCCGCCGGCCTTGCTCGCGACCCTGCGTCACGCCGCGTCGATGCCCAATCCCGCCTTCTACGACCGAGAGCGGCGTCGGCAGTCGACCTGGGACACACCCCGCTTCCTGCGTCTGTACGACGAGACGATCGAAGGGGATCTTCTGCTGCCCCGGGGCATGCACGACCGGCTCGCAGCCCTTCTCCATCGGGCGGGTAGCAGCCTGGTGGTGACGGCTGATCTGCGCAGCGCCGGAAGCCCGCAGGAGCTCCACTGCTCCGCGATCCTGACACCGGAGCAGCAGGCAGCGCACGACGCCGTGCTCGCCCATGACCTCGGCTTGCTCGTCGCCCCACCGGGCGCCGGCAAGACGGTGATGGCCAGCGCTGTCATCGCATCCCTGGGCGTCTCGACCTTGGTGCTCGTGGACCGCAAGGCCCTTGCCGACCAGTGGCGCACGCGCCTGCGCGCGCTGCTCGGGGTCAACGTGGGACAGCGTGGCGGCGGCAGGACCAAGACCACCGGTGTGCTCGACATCGCGACCCTCCAGACCCTGGCCCGTGACGAAGACGTCGCCTCGTGGACCAAGGACTACGGCCTCGTCGTCGTCGACGAGTGCCACCACGTACCGGCCGCCGCCTTCACGCACGCCGTCTCACAGATCCCGGTCCGGCGCTGGCTCGGCCTGACCGCAACGCCCTATCGTCGGGACCAGCTCGACGACCTCATCGCTCTGCAGATCGGGCCGGTCCGGCACACGGTCGCGAGGGCGACACGAGACACCCTCACCTCCGTCGATGCTCCGGTCCCGGACCCGGTACTGCATTTGCACCCCACCAGCTACGCCTACGGCGGCGACGCGAGCCCCCAGTTGCCTGGAGGCATGGCGGCCATCTACCGTGACCTCGTTGCTGACGAGGACCGGCTTCAGCAGGTCGTCCGGGACGTCCTCGACGCCCAACAGCGCGGCCGGAACTGCCTGGTTCTCACGCAGTGGACCGCGCATCTGGAGCGACTGACTACGGAGCTCACCGCACGCGGCCACACGCCTGTGGTGCTGCGCGGCGGCATGGGAACCAAGCAGCGAACTGCGGCCCTCGCGCAACTGGAACAGCCAACTGAAGATGATCCGCTCCTGGTCGTCGCCACGGGACCGTTCGTCGGGGAGGGCTTCGACTGTCCCGCTTTGGACACCCTGTTCCTCGCCGCACCGATCGCGTTCAAGGGCCGGCTCGTCCAGTACGTCGGACGCATCCTGCGTCCCTACCCAGGCAAGGCGACGGCCGAGGTGCACGACTACCACGACGTGCACGAGGGTGTTCTCGCCTCGTCGCTGGCCAAGCGTGCGTCCGGCTACCTGAGCCTGGGCTTCCCCGACCCTCGGTGA
- a CDS encoding DUF3618 domain-containing protein, translating to MANDSSGGPGAPDPEVLAGAIEDTREELAETLDAIADKVSPKRVATRTRKKVAEAVRDGANDAVESVQDSAAVAADAVRSGVAQARGAVAGAGAGAAVGFAEPTGSASHPPPPSAAPAPSRLPVLVGAGAAALVLLLMLRRRRR from the coding sequence GTGGCGAACGACAGCAGCGGCGGACCGGGCGCGCCCGATCCCGAGGTTCTCGCGGGCGCGATCGAGGACACCCGTGAGGAGCTGGCGGAGACGCTGGACGCCATCGCGGACAAGGTCAGCCCGAAGCGGGTCGCCACGCGTACCAGGAAGAAGGTGGCTGAGGCGGTCAGGGACGGTGCCAACGACGCGGTGGAGAGCGTGCAGGACAGCGCGGCTGTGGCCGCCGACGCGGTCAGGAGCGGTGTCGCCCAGGCCAGGGGCGCGGTGGCCGGTGCGGGTGCGGGCGCAGCCGTGGGGTTCGCCGAGCCGACCGGCTCCGCGAGTCACCCGCCGCCCCCGTCTGCCGCACCCGCGCCCTCGCGGCTGCCGGTCCTGGTCGGTGCGGGCGCCGCCGCTCTCGTGCTGCTGCTCATGCTGAGACGCCGCAGGCGCTGA
- a CDS encoding VOC family protein, whose translation MAQILGFHHLSLSVRDLSRSTQWYEQVLGFAVTDHVQGAGFRRTRMRSPAGTTLTLTCHEEQDGLAFDERRVGLDHVSFRVGGIDDVQALQPHLEQLGVDHSDVKLTQWQTASITIRDPDNIQLEVFGGPSEPSNSS comes from the coding sequence ATGGCACAAATTCTCGGCTTCCACCACCTCAGCCTGAGCGTCCGGGACCTCAGCAGGAGCACGCAATGGTACGAACAGGTGCTCGGCTTCGCGGTCACCGATCACGTCCAGGGTGCCGGCTTCCGCAGGACGCGGATGCGCTCCCCGGCGGGGACCACTCTCACCCTCACCTGTCACGAGGAGCAGGACGGGCTAGCCTTCGACGAGCGGCGGGTCGGGCTGGACCACGTGTCCTTCCGGGTCGGGGGGATCGATGACGTCCAGGCTCTGCAGCCGCACCTCGAGCAGCTCGGCGTGGACCACTCCGACGTCAAGCTGACGCAGTGGCAGACCGCGTCGATCACGATCCGTGACCCCGACAACATCCAGCTCGAGGTTTTCGGCGGGCCGTCCGAGCCGTCGAACTCTTCTTGA
- a CDS encoding ABC transporter ATP-binding protein, protein MTTKDSAPVCPAPEAPRDPPGAAPARPVACQCRDASVDLASGAGSRRILGNLNFALFEGEFVAILGRSGTGKTTLLRVLGGLLEPTPGSVVSFHGRPVDGPPRGVVFVFQNYAASLLPWRTVRKNVALGLEGKVPAQEIRSRVTESLTMVGLADRAKDYPWQLSGGMQQRLQLARSLAMRPRGLLMDEPFGSLDAMTKASLQDELQRVHQHTGATIVFVTHDIDEAVFLSDRILVLDGDPATVAHEIAVDLPRPRDQLCTKELPEFLRLRRQVYDAIVENRA, encoded by the coding sequence GTGACCACCAAGGACTCCGCTCCGGTGTGCCCAGCTCCAGAGGCACCACGTGACCCGCCGGGCGCAGCGCCGGCCCGGCCGGTCGCCTGCCAGTGCCGCGATGCCAGCGTCGACCTGGCCTCCGGTGCCGGCAGCCGACGCATCCTCGGCAACCTGAACTTCGCCCTGTTCGAGGGGGAGTTCGTGGCCATCCTGGGTCGCTCCGGGACGGGCAAGACGACGTTGCTGCGGGTCCTCGGTGGCCTGCTCGAGCCGACTCCCGGCTCGGTCGTCAGCTTCCACGGCCGGCCCGTCGACGGTCCGCCCCGAGGTGTCGTCTTCGTCTTCCAGAACTACGCGGCCTCACTGCTGCCCTGGCGCACCGTCCGCAAGAACGTCGCACTGGGACTCGAGGGCAAGGTCCCGGCGCAGGAGATCCGGTCCCGCGTCACCGAGTCGCTGACGATGGTCGGGCTCGCGGACCGGGCCAAGGACTACCCGTGGCAGCTGTCCGGCGGCATGCAGCAGCGGCTCCAGCTCGCCCGCTCGCTGGCCATGCGCCCGCGCGGGCTGCTCATGGACGAGCCGTTCGGGAGTCTCGACGCCATGACCAAGGCGTCGCTGCAGGACGAGCTCCAGCGCGTCCACCAGCACACCGGCGCCACCATCGTCTTCGTGACCCACGACATCGACGAGGCGGTGTTCCTCAGCGACCGGATCCTCGTCCTGGACGGCGACCCGGCCACGGTCGCGCACGAGATCGCCGTCGACCTGCCGCGGCCACGGGACCAGCTCTGCACGAAGGAGCTGCCGGAGTTCCTGCGGCTGAGGCGCCAGGTGTACGACGCCATCGTCGAGAACCGTGCCTAG
- a CDS encoding MerR family transcriptional regulator, which translates to MSNAGLLTVGQVMKQTGLSRKALRLYEQAELVVPVTRTDAGYRLYEPAALPRLDLIRRARALDVSISELGELLDIAEGRSDHAEENLLSIVTQKLQETATRIAELRALEQLLVNVQDRLAHPAPAAVEPVYRCGSLLCTCPVHGTSRRGGEKMTSIEKDEQNTATASGCGCGCATDTAGGEKAATASGCGCGCATDTEAGNKATQPTKDGSCGCGCGN; encoded by the coding sequence ATGAGCAACGCGGGGCTGCTGACAGTCGGCCAGGTGATGAAGCAGACGGGGCTGTCCCGCAAGGCCCTGCGGCTGTACGAGCAGGCTGAGCTCGTGGTGCCGGTGACCCGGACCGATGCCGGCTACCGACTGTACGAGCCGGCCGCCCTGCCGCGGTTGGACCTGATCCGCCGGGCCCGGGCGCTGGACGTGAGCATCAGCGAACTCGGCGAGCTGCTGGACATCGCCGAGGGCCGCAGTGACCACGCTGAGGAGAACCTGCTGTCCATCGTGACGCAGAAGCTGCAGGAGACCGCAACCCGCATCGCCGAGCTGCGGGCCCTGGAGCAGCTGCTGGTCAACGTCCAGGATCGCCTGGCACACCCGGCCCCGGCGGCCGTTGAGCCGGTGTACCGCTGCGGTTCGCTGCTGTGCACCTGTCCGGTACACGGAACGAGCAGGAGAGGAGGTGAAAAGATGACGTCGATCGAGAAGGACGAGCAGAACACCGCGACTGCGAGTGGCTGCGGCTGTGGCTGCGCTACCGACACCGCGGGTGGCGAGAAGGCCGCGACTGCGAGTGGCTGTGGTTGTGGTTGCGCTACCGACACCGAGGCCGGCAACAAGGCGACCCAGCCGACCAAGGACGGTAGCTGCGGCTGCGGCTGCGGTAACTGA
- a CDS encoding ABC transporter permease subunit gives MPSAATALRRMNVLGLATMVLLLGLWEVLVRSGLLDFQNLPAPSAVAMHGKDLVATGELPEHLLHTVRVTLLGWLLACGLGLGLGLLLGLWQPAWRWSMASLELLRAVPPISLVPLALLVFGFSIRTELTLIVYASAWPVLVNTIEGVRTLRPELHDVARMLQLSRLTTLRKIILPAATPAIVVGLQLALSLALVLAVVAELVGNPAGLGNALILAQLALRPEEMFAYVFTIGLLGITLNAALRQLVARTLPSSRPALEKAQ, from the coding sequence GTGCCTAGCGCAGCAACCGCGCTGCGGCGCATGAACGTCCTCGGCCTGGCCACCATGGTCCTGCTCCTGGGGCTGTGGGAAGTCCTCGTCCGCTCGGGGTTGCTGGACTTCCAGAACCTCCCCGCGCCCTCGGCCGTCGCCATGCACGGGAAGGACCTGGTAGCCACGGGAGAGCTGCCGGAGCATCTTCTGCACACCGTGCGGGTGACGCTGCTGGGCTGGCTGCTGGCCTGCGGCCTCGGGCTCGGCCTCGGCCTGCTCCTCGGGCTGTGGCAACCGGCCTGGCGCTGGTCGATGGCCAGCCTCGAACTGCTCCGCGCTGTCCCGCCGATCTCCCTGGTGCCCCTCGCCCTGCTCGTCTTCGGCTTCTCGATCCGGACCGAGCTGACCCTGATCGTCTATGCCAGCGCCTGGCCTGTCCTGGTGAACACCATCGAGGGCGTGCGCACCCTACGGCCGGAGTTGCACGACGTCGCCCGGATGCTGCAGCTGTCGCGACTCACGACCCTCCGTAAGATCATCCTGCCGGCGGCCACTCCCGCCATCGTCGTCGGCCTGCAGCTGGCCCTGTCGCTGGCGCTGGTGCTGGCTGTGGTCGCCGAGCTGGTGGGCAACCCGGCCGGGCTCGGCAACGCGCTGATCCTCGCCCAGCTGGCCCTGCGGCCGGAGGAGATGTTCGCCTACGTCTTCACCATCGGCCTGCTCGGCATCACGCTGAACGCCGCCCTCCGCCAACTCGTGGCCCGGACGCTTCCCTCGTCCCGGCCCGCACTGGAGAAGGCGCAGTGA
- a CDS encoding radical SAM protein has translation MTVISEALAEGSVGSRLWMYSNYHCNLVCTYCLTESGPKVARRELDPATMLELAREAKEVGFTGIGITGGEPFLVPELPAFLRELSQVLPVLVLTNGTLFQRALLDRMEVLRGADVTLQISLDHAEPEANDVMRGQENFRKVVEAVPELLERGIPVRIATTVEEADADDLQRLCALHRGLGVSDEDHVVRPILQRGRAETGAMGVVARYLDLEPELTITADGAFWSPFAPTVRKGVLDTDLLLTRTVRPLQRPLDAMLTVAGARPEGADSTLNIR, from the coding sequence GTGACCGTCATCTCCGAAGCGCTGGCCGAGGGCAGTGTCGGCAGCAGGCTGTGGATGTACAGCAACTACCACTGCAACCTGGTCTGCACGTACTGCCTCACCGAGTCGGGGCCGAAGGTCGCCCGGCGCGAGCTGGACCCGGCCACCATGCTCGAACTTGCTCGCGAGGCGAAGGAGGTCGGCTTCACCGGGATCGGCATCACCGGTGGGGAGCCGTTCCTCGTTCCCGAGCTGCCTGCGTTCCTGCGTGAACTCTCGCAGGTGCTGCCGGTGCTCGTGCTGACCAACGGCACCCTCTTCCAGCGGGCGCTGCTGGACCGGATGGAGGTGCTGCGCGGCGCGGACGTGACGCTGCAGATCTCGCTCGACCACGCCGAACCCGAGGCCAACGACGTCATGCGCGGCCAGGAGAACTTCCGCAAGGTGGTCGAGGCGGTGCCCGAGCTGCTTGAGCGTGGCATTCCGGTGCGCATCGCCACCACGGTCGAGGAGGCTGACGCCGACGACCTGCAGCGGCTGTGCGCGCTGCACCGGGGGCTCGGCGTCAGCGACGAGGACCACGTCGTCCGCCCCATTCTCCAGCGGGGCCGAGCGGAGACCGGTGCAATGGGCGTCGTGGCGCGCTACCTCGACCTGGAGCCGGAGCTGACGATCACTGCCGACGGAGCCTTCTGGTCGCCGTTCGCCCCCACCGTGCGCAAGGGCGTGCTCGACACCGACCTGCTGCTGACCCGCACGGTGCGCCCGCTGCAGCGGCCGCTCGACGCGATGCTCACGGTCGCGGGGGCCCGGCCCGAGGGTGCCGACAGCACCCTGAACATCCGTTGA